One Setaria viridis chromosome 7, Setaria_viridis_v4.0, whole genome shotgun sequence genomic region harbors:
- the LOC117863884 gene encoding glutathione S-transferase TCHQD has product MQLYHHPYSLDSQKVRMALEEKGIDYTSYHINPLTGKNMNVDFFRMNPSAKLPVFQNGAHVIYRAIDIIQYLDRLAVHLSGEIPPVNTEVHQWMQKVDAWNPKMFTLTHTPVKYRAFVSKFIRRVLIARMAEAPDLASMYHVKLREAYETEDKVKDPDIMKQSEEELSKLLDDVEAQLSKTKYLAGDEFSPADSMFVPILACITLLDLDEEYISCRPKILDYYNLVKHRSSYKIAIGKYFNGWKKYRTLFKTSFFLCVRTLFRRY; this is encoded by the exons ATGCAGCTATACCACCACCCATATTCCCTGGACAGCCAGAAAGTGCGGATGGCACTGGAAGAGAAGGGCATCGACTACACATCCTACCACATCAACCCACTCACGGGCAAGAACATGAATGTGGACTTCTTCCGCATGAACCCCTCCGCGAAGCTCCCTGTCTTCCAGAACGGTGCTCATGTCATCTATCGTGCCATCGACATCATTCA GTACTTAGACAGACTTGCGGTGCATTTAAGTGGTGAGATCCCCCCTGTGAATACTGAGGTTCACCAATGGATGCAGAAAGTTGATGCTTGGAATCCTAAGATGTTCACCCTCACACACACCCCGGTCAAGTACCGTGCGTTTGTCTCCAAGTTTATAAGGCGGGTGTTGATTGCTCGCATGGCTGAAGCCCCTGATCTAGCTAGCATGTACCATGTCAAGCTCCGCGAGGCTTACGAGACCGAGGACAAAGTAAAGGACCCTGACATCATGAAGCAAAGTGAGGAAGAATTGAGCAAACTCCTTGATGATGTTGAAGCTCAGCTCAGCAAGACCAAATATCTTGCTGGCGATGAATTCTCACCTGCTGATTCGATGTTCGTCCCTATTCTTGCGTGCATAACTCTTCTGGACCTTGATGAGGAGTATATCAGCTGTAGACCCAAGATACTTGACTACTATAATTTGGTGAAGCATCGGTCAAGCTACAAGATTGCCATTGGCAAGTACTTCAATGGGTGGAAGAAGTACCGGACTCTCTTCAAGACGTCTTTCTTCCTTTGCGTTCGAACCTTGTTCAGGAGGTACTAG
- the LOC117864709 gene encoding BTB/POZ and MATH domain-containing protein 5 — translation MAANSGDPATAVSVRGFQVLKIDGYSRTLNPMCGVLLQIMPVSCGRPYVGHQLHPKGCRRTNTDFFSLFLLLVDADDAGEAVAAQPTFSLLDQDQKPVPSYSRTPAMTNFSALERSIGYEKFMRRETLERSEHLIDDCFAVRVDVHVVVKEAPSMVVPPSDMHRHIGDLLSSEEGADLEFRVVSL, via the coding sequence ATGGCCGCTAATAGCGGTGACCCTGCAACAGCCGTCTCTGTAAGAGGCTTTCAAGTTCTGAAGATTGATGGGTACTCGAGAACTTTGAACCCCATGTGCGGTGTCCTGCTTCAGATCATGCCCGTTTCGTGTGGGAGGCCGTACGTGGGACATCAGCTACACCCCAAGGGGTGCCGACGAACAAACACtgatttcttctctctttttctactTCTTGTCGATGCTGATGATGCTGGTGAGGCCGTGGCTGCGCAGCCTACATTCAGTTTGCTGGATCAAGATCAAAAGCCGGTGCCATCCTATAGCCGTACCCCCGCCATGACCAACTTCTCGGCATTAGAAAGGTCTATTGGATATGAGAAGTTCATGAGAAGAGAAACCTTGGAGCGATCAGAGCATCTGATCGATGACTGCTTCGCCGTGAGGGTGGATGTACATGTTGTTGTCAAGGAAGCACCATCCATGGTGGTTCCACCATCCGACATGCACCGGCATATTGGCGATCTCCTGTCGAGCGAGGAGGGTGCTGATCTTGAATTTCGAGTCGTCAGTCTTTAG